A window of Thermodesulforhabdaceae bacterium genomic DNA:
TCCAATCCCTTTTCCCGAAGCAGTTCTACTACTCGAGGGAAGAAGTAATTATGCACTCCAGAGAGACTGCTTAATCCAACCACGTCGGCATCTTCCTGAAGGGCCGTCTCTACTATCATTTCTGGTGTCTGCCTCAATCCTGTATATACTACCTCCATTCCCGCCTCGGCTAAAACTCGAGCGAGCAATTTAGCGCCACGGTCATGTCCATCCAGTCCTGGTTTAGCCATGATAACTTTTATTTTGCGTTCCTGATTCATTGATG
This region includes:
- a CDS encoding cobalamin B12-binding domain-containing protein encodes the protein MNQERKIKVIMAKPGLDGHDRGAKLLARVLAEAGMEVVYTGLRQTPEMIVETALQEDADVVGLSSLSGVHNYFFPRVVELLREKGLDDVLVIGGGIIPPDDIPFLKQSGVAEIFGPGTPTYEIVEYIKTHCRKR